Proteins encoded in a region of the Vibrio sp. CB1-14 genome:
- a CDS encoding YraN family protein: MTLLPWKRQSASKRAVGKRYEELAKDYLGRQGLVPLSENFTVKCGEVDLIMQDKSSIVFVEVKYRRNQCYGSAQEMVTRAKAKKLEKAATLWLLKNGLSPYETEFRFDVVAIHEQGNDINWIKNAITQG, from the coding sequence ATGACACTACTGCCGTGGAAACGCCAATCAGCGAGTAAACGCGCCGTTGGAAAACGTTATGAGGAACTGGCCAAAGACTATCTCGGTCGTCAGGGCTTGGTTCCTCTATCAGAAAACTTCACGGTAAAATGCGGTGAAGTTGACCTGATCATGCAAGATAAATCGAGCATTGTGTTTGTGGAGGTCAAATACCGACGCAATCAATGTTATGGTAGCGCCCAAGAAATGGTGACGCGAGCCAAAGCAAAAAAGCTCGAAAAAGCCGCCACACTGTGGCTTCTCAAAAATGGCCTATCGCCATACGAGACCGAATTTCGATTTGATGTGGTTGCCATTCACGAACAAGGCAACGACATCAACTGGATAAAAA